A stretch of Lathyrus oleraceus cultivar Zhongwan6 chromosome 6, CAAS_Psat_ZW6_1.0, whole genome shotgun sequence DNA encodes these proteins:
- the LOC127093350 gene encoding putative lipid-binding protein AIR1, which translates to MVLSHPIIQHQNTKKNISVHFTTMASNKLSALIILFSLLSYSTFSHACGSCKPPTPKASPPSSTSQKCPSDTLKLGVCADVLGLVNVVIGTPASSKCCALIQGLADLEAALCLCTAIKANVLGINLNVPVTLSLLLSACEKSIPSGFQCS; encoded by the coding sequence ATGGTCCTTTCTCATCCTATAATTCAACATcaaaacacaaaaaaaaacattaGTGTACATTTCACAACAATGGCTTCCAACAAGCTTAGTGCACTCATTATACTGTTTTCTCTTCTTTCTTACTCAACATTTTCACATGCTTGTGGTTCATGCAAACCACCAACACCTAAGGCTAGCCCTCCTTCTTCAACATCACAAAAATGTCCTAGTGACACCTTAAAGCTAGGTGTTTGTGCTGATGTTCTAGGGCTTGTTAATGTTGTTATTGGAACACCTGCTTCAAGCAAGTGTTGTGCATTGATTCAAGGCTTGGCTGATCTAGAAGCAGCACTTTGTCTTTGTACTGCTATTAAGGCTAATGTTCTTGGTATCAACTTGAATGTTCCTGTCACACTCAGTCTTCTACTTAGTGCATGTGAAAAATCCATTCCTTCTGGTTTCCAATGCTCGTAG
- the LOC127093806 gene encoding ABC transporter B family member 11 produces the protein MECGVNVSLRFVYLAVGCGVAAFLQVSCWMVTGERQAARIRGLYLKTILRQDVAFFDKETNTGEVVGRMSGDTVLIQDAMGEKVGKFLQLIATFIGGFAIAFTKGWLLTLVMMSTLPLLAVSGAAMAVIIGKMASKGQTAYAKAAHVVEQTIGSIRTVASFTGEKQVVSSYKVFLVDAYKSGVFEGTIAGVGLGTVMFVIFCGYALAVWFGAKMIIEKGYNGGTVINVIIAVLTASMSLGQASPSLSAFAAGQATTYKMFETIKRKPEIDTYDPNGKTLEDIQGQVELKEVYFSYPARPEELIFNGFSLHIPSGTTAALVGQSGSGKSTVISLVERFYDPQAGEVLIDGINLKEFQLRWIRGKIGLVSQEPVLFSSSIKENIAYGKDGATIEEIRFASELANAAKFIDKLPQGLDTMVGDHGTQLSGGQKQRIAIARAILKNPRILLLDEATSALDAESERVVQEALDRIMVNRTTVVVAHRLSTIRNADMIAVIHRGKMVEKGIINI, from the exons atggagtgcggtgttaat GTATCTCTGAGATTTGTTTATTTGGCCGTAGGATGTGGTGTGGCAGCATTTTTAC AGGTGAGTTGTTGGATGGTCACCGGAGAAAGACAAGCGGCGAGAATTAGAGGATTGTATTTGAAAACAATACTAAGACAAGATGTTGCATTCTTTGAtaaagaaacaaacacaggagAAGTTGTAGGAAGAATGTCTGGTGATACTGTTCTAATTCAAGATGCCATGGGTGAGAAG GTTGGGAAATTTCTGCAGCTGATAGCAACATTCATTGGTGGTTTTGCAATAGCATTTACCAAAGGGTGGCTTCTTACTCTTGTTATGATGTCGACTCTTCCGCTTCTCGCTGTGTCAGGTGCTGCCATGGCTGTTATCATAGGCAAGATGGCTTCTAAAGGTCAAACCGCTTATGCGAAAGCTGCACATGTTGTTGAACAAACAATTGGCTCAATAAGAACT GTTGCATCCTTTACTGGTGAAAAGCAAGTAGTGTCTAGTTATAAAGTATTTCTTGTAGATGCTTACAAATCAGGTGTTTTTGAAGGTACTATAGCTGGAGTAGGCCTAGGCACAGTTATGTTTGTTATTTTCTGTGGTTATGCTTTAGCGGTATGGTTTGGCGCAAAGATGATAATCGAAAAAGGATATAATGGCGGCACCGTGATTAATGTGATTATCGCCGTGTTAACTGCTTCCAT GTCTCTAGGTCAGGCATCACCAAGTCTGAGTGCTTTTGCGGCGGGTCAGGCGACGACTTACAAAATGTTTGAGACAATTAAGAGGAAACCAGAGATAGATACTTATGATCCAAATGGAAAAACATTGGAAGACATTCAAGGTCAAGTTGAGTTAAAGGAAGTTTATTTTAGTTATCCTGCAAGACCCGAAGAGCTGATATTCAATGGATTCTCTCTTCATATACCGAGTGGTACAACTGCGGCGTTAGTTGGACAAAGTGGAAGTGGAAAGTCCACAGTTATCAGTTTGGTAGAAAGATTCTATGATCCACAGGCAGGTGAAGTTCTTATTGATGGGATTAACTTGAAAGAGTTTCAGCTCAGATGGATCAGAGGGAAAATCGGTCTTGTCAGCCAGGAGCCAGTGTTGTTTTCTTCCAGCATCAAGGAGAACATTGCTTACGGTAAAGATGGCGCGACAATTGAAGAGATAAGATTTGCATCTGAACTTGCAAATGCTGCCAAATTCATTGATAAATTGCCACAG GGATTGGATACAATGGTTGGTGACCATGGAACTCAGCTATCTGGTGGGCAGAAGCAGCGCATTGCCATCGCAAGGGCAATCCTTAAGAATCCAAGAATTCTTCTTCTAGATGAAGCTACAAGTGCACTTGATGCAGAATCTGAAAGAGTAGTTCAAGAGGCTCTAGATAGGATCATGGTCAATCGAACCACGGTTGTTGTTGCACATCGCTTGAGTACAATTAGAAATGCTGACATGATTGCTGTGATCCATAGAGGGAAAATGGTTGAGAAAGGTATCATAAATATTTAA